In a single window of the Necator americanus strain Aroian chromosome X, whole genome shotgun sequence genome:
- a CDS encoding hypothetical protein (NECATOR_CHRX.G24944.T1), whose translation MVTKEEANREEIIADLKKQYAEVFKCGLGKCVKNEAKLLLRDNALPVFKKKRPVPFASVPDLDAEIDRPVAEQVIFPVEHSEWTTSIVVVKKKSGQIRLCGDFSTGLNDALQLHQHPLPTAANVFTKLNGGQLFTQIDFAEAYLQVEVEEESKEMLTINTHRGLYRYNRLPFDVKSAPGIFKQIMDSMICGLKGVAAYLDDVINQRPHTTGASP comes from the coding sequence ATGGTGACTAAAGAAGAAGCAAACCGAGAGGAAATCATCGCAGACTTGAAGAAGCAATACGCAGAAGTATTCAAGTGCGGACTTGGCAAGTGCGTCAAGAATGAAGCGAAGTTGCTGTTGAGGGACAACGCACTACCTGTTTTCAAGAAGAAGCGACCAGTGCCCTTTGCCTCCGTGCCGGATTTGGATGCTGAAATCGATCGTCCGGTTGCTGAACAAGTGATTTTCCCAGTAGAGCATTCAGAGTGGACTACGTCTATCGTTGTagtcaagaagaaaagtggacAAATCCGCTTGTGCGGAGACTTCTCGACAGGATTGAACGACGCGCTGCAGTTGCACCAGCACCCGTTGCCCACCGCAGCGAACGTGTTTACGAAGCTGAATGGAGGACAGCTTTTCACGCAAATCGACTTCGCAGAAGCGTATCTGCAGGTGGAAGTTGAAGAAGAATCAAAGGAAATGCTGACGATTAATACGCACAGAGGATTGTATCGCTACAATCGTCTACCCTTCGACGTGAAGTCAGCACCTGGCATATTCAAGCAAATCATGGATTCAATGATATGTGGACTGAAAGGCGTTGCTGCCTATCTGGATGACGTGATAAATCAGAGGCCGCACACAACAGGAGCATCGCCATAA
- a CDS encoding hypothetical protein (NECATOR_CHRX.G24945.T3), with amino-acid sequence MPQIHYLGCIIDKDGRHPDPEKTEVIRQMPISKNVAEIRSFLGMINLTAAENNCGEIEKEGLALIFVVRKFHRYIYGRRFKLLTDHKPLLHIFGPKEMVPIYTANQLQRWKSILLGYDLGNPRVIVSDNGRQLRTSLTLLKESAKEEGTHNMKIEEQFNHHNGAQKRSYHQKELVWVRDYRPGHEKWIPARVKNRHGRAAYDVLTEEDDLWKRHPSQMRGKK; translated from the exons ATGCCTCAGATCCATTATCTCGGATGCATCATAGATAAGGACGGACGTCATCCTGACCCAGAGAAGACTGAGGTCATCCGCCAGATGCCAATATCGAAGAACGTGGCAGAGATTCGCTCGTTCCTTGGTATGATCAATCTCACTGCTGCAGAAAATAACTGCGGTGAGATCGAGAAAGAGGGACTCGCCTTGATATTCGTTGTTCGGAAGTTCCACCGTTACATATATGGACGTCGATTCAAGCTCCTCACGGATCACAAGCCTTTGCTACACATTTTCGGACCAAAGGAAATGGTGCCCATATACACGGCAAATCAACTGCAACGTTGGAAGTCGATACTTCTCGGATATGATCTCGGAAATCCCAGGGTGATCGTGTCAGACAACG GGCGCCAGTTGAGGACGTCGTTGACACTGCTGAAGGAATCAGCTAAAGAAGAGGGAACGCACAATatgaaaattgaagaacagTTCAATCATCATAATGGAGCACAGAAGAGATCGTACCACCAGAAAGAACTCGTGTGGGTGCGTGACTACCGCCCAGGACATGAGAAATGGATCCCTGCTCGTGTGAAGAATCGCCATGGACGAGCCGCTTATGACGTGCTAACGGAAGAAGACGATTTGTGGAAAAGACACCCTAGCCAGATGCGTGGAAAAAAGTAA
- a CDS encoding hypothetical protein (NECATOR_CHRX.G24945.T1) — protein MPQIHYLGCIIDKDGRHPDPEKTEVIRQMPISKNVAEIRSFLGMINLTAAENNCGEIEKEGLALIFVVRKFHRYIYGRRFKLLTDHKPLLHIFGPKEMVPIYTANQLQRWKSILLGYDLGNPRVIVSDNGTQFTAKVFQ, from the coding sequence ATGCCTCAGATCCATTATCTCGGATGCATCATAGATAAGGACGGACGTCATCCTGACCCAGAGAAGACTGAGGTCATCCGCCAGATGCCAATATCGAAGAACGTGGCAGAGATTCGCTCGTTCCTTGGTATGATCAATCTCACTGCTGCAGAAAATAACTGCGGTGAGATCGAGAAAGAGGGACTCGCCTTGATATTCGTTGTTCGGAAGTTCCACCGTTACATATATGGACGTCGATTCAAGCTCCTCACGGATCACAAGCCTTTGCTACACATTTTCGGACCAAAGGAAATGGTGCCCATATACACGGCAAATCAACTGCAACGTTGGAAGTCGATACTTCTCGGATATGATCTCGGAAATCCCAGGGTGATCGTGTCAGACAACGGTACACAGTTTACGGCGAAGGTGTTCCAATGA
- a CDS encoding hypothetical protein (NECATOR_CHRX.G24945.T2): protein MKIEEQFNHHNGAQKRSYHQKELVWVRDYRPGHEKWIPARVKNRHGRAAYDVLTEEDDFFQDAAQPWYGKDDCRRHEQCQGSSTNYRAADNDETSSTTLTVSSIATRSEN from the exons atgaaaattgaagaacagTTCAATCATCATAATGGAGCACAGAAGAGATCGTACCACCAGAAAGAACTCGTGTGGGTGCGTGACTACCGCCCAGGACATGAGAAATGGATCCCTGCTCGTGTGAAGAATCGCCATGGACGAGCCGCTTATGACGTGCTAACGGAAGAAGACGATTT cTTCCAAGATGCTGCTCAACCATGGTATGGCAAGGACGATTGCCGACGTCACGAACAATGTCAAGGATCGAGCACCAACTATCGTGCCGCCGACAACGACGAGACCAGCTCGACAACGCTGACCGTCTCGTCGATTGCAACCCGATCCGAAAATTAA